The following are encoded together in the Pedobacter steynii genome:
- a CDS encoding DUF6266 family protein translates to MGKLKGGPFGGVYGKVGNLVGYMLNGENILRKIGKSSKPLTPARKANCEKMTVVNRFLNTSLRFLNIGFGLAVIGTNRNAYNEAVSYNKMNAVQGEYPNISMDYAKALLSKGSLLKANKPQVAEVEGGVAFSWDTSGIPAEYSNDRVMLLVYFPNTGTSTFNPSGAKRSEGKELLWIGSEMANEPMEAYISFINPFGTEISDSVYVGSLNAAVPEIDLEQQTGMIEEIAPKDKDRPDAVIVQRKSRSKEQAPKTRTQRKLSLFFKGSKQNIAPS, encoded by the coding sequence ATGGGAAAATTAAAAGGTGGCCCTTTTGGCGGGGTCTATGGAAAAGTCGGTAATCTGGTTGGTTACATGCTGAATGGAGAGAACATTTTGAGGAAAATAGGCAAGAGCAGTAAACCACTTACACCGGCAAGAAAAGCCAATTGCGAGAAAATGACCGTGGTAAACCGGTTCTTAAATACCTCACTTCGTTTCCTCAATATAGGTTTTGGTCTGGCCGTTATCGGAACGAATAGAAATGCTTATAATGAAGCGGTTTCCTATAACAAAATGAATGCTGTTCAGGGAGAATACCCGAACATCAGTATGGATTATGCCAAAGCATTGCTAAGTAAGGGAAGCCTGCTGAAGGCTAATAAGCCTCAGGTGGCAGAAGTAGAGGGTGGAGTAGCGTTTAGCTGGGATACTTCCGGCATTCCAGCGGAATATAGCAACGATCGGGTGATGTTATTGGTTTATTTTCCCAATACCGGAACAAGTACTTTTAATCCAAGTGGGGCCAAACGGTCTGAAGGAAAAGAGCTGCTCTGGATTGGTTCCGAAATGGCAAACGAACCTATGGAAGCTTATATTTCCTTTATCAACCCTTTCGGAACGGAGATTTCGGATAGTGTATATGTGGGATCTTTAAATGCAGCAGTTCCGGAAATAGATCTGGAGCAGCAGACCGGTATGATAGAGGAAATCGCCCCGAAAGATAAGGACAGGCCCGATGCGGTCATTGTACAAAGGAAATCCAGATCAAAGGAGCAGGCACCAAAGACACGAACCCAGCGGAAGTTGTCTCTTTTCTTCAAGGGATCAAAGCAAAACATAGCGCCCTCCTGA